The following are from one region of the Thermococcus cleftensis genome:
- a CDS encoding TIGR02253 family HAD-type hydrolase, whose protein sequence is MKAVLFDIDGTILTEMPLIQLFLPQVYDRLSKKLGISKDEARERFLAEIFERRDTYDWHDWNFFFRLFDLDLRYEELLKRYPHRLKVYPDTVPTLEWLKKEGYLLGAVTSGPEYQRLKLELTGLLGYFDVIVTREDVRTIKPEPKIFLYSLEALGVEPGEAVMVGDSLSQDVYGAKNVGMTAVWINREGEIGYNMADYEIRALHELRKILGGLE, encoded by the coding sequence ATGAAGGCGGTTCTCTTCGACATCGATGGGACGATATTGACAGAGATGCCTCTTATCCAGCTCTTCCTCCCGCAGGTCTACGACAGGCTCTCGAAAAAGCTTGGAATCAGCAAGGACGAGGCAAGGGAGCGCTTTCTGGCCGAGATATTCGAAAGGAGGGACACCTACGACTGGCACGACTGGAACTTCTTCTTCAGGCTCTTCGACCTCGACCTACGCTACGAAGAGCTCCTAAAAAGATACCCCCACAGGCTCAAGGTTTATCCCGACACGGTGCCGACCCTCGAGTGGCTCAAAAAAGAGGGCTACCTCCTGGGCGCCGTCACGAGCGGGCCAGAGTACCAGAGGCTCAAGCTCGAGCTGACCGGCCTTTTGGGGTACTTTGACGTAATCGTCACCCGCGAGGACGTGAGGACCATAAAGCCCGAACCTAAAATTTTCCTCTACTCCCTTGAAGCCCTGGGAGTCGAGCCCGGTGAGGCGGTTATGGTCGGCGACTCACTGAGCCAGGACGTTTACGGTGCCAAGAACGTTGGAATGACCGCCGTCTGGATAAACCGGGAAGGTGAAATCGGTTACAACATGGCGGATTACGAGATTAGGGCCCT